Proteins found in one Serinicoccus marinus DSM 15273 genomic segment:
- the lysS gene encoding lysine--tRNA ligase encodes MSDATPQPVPDTDLPEQIAVRQGKRQAMLDAGVDPYPVSLPVTHTLAQVREQWDGLETGEESQDVVGVAGRVVFVRNTGKLCFVSLQAGDGTRLQGMLSLAEVGQESLDRWKAWVDLGDHVFVEGRVIRSRRGELSVMAARWEMAAKALRPLPVLHKDLSEEQRVRQRYVDLIVRDEARQMVADRAAMTRAVRRVLEQDGYLEVETPVLQAVHGGANARPFDTHLNAFDMPMSMRIALELYLKRAVVGGVERVYEIGRIFRNEGIDSTHSPEFTMLECYQAYGDQFTMADLIRRIILAAADELGTRTLDTPAGMIDLDAEWSWLPFYEGLSAAVGERVGVDSSLDDLRRLAATHEVPVKPEWGADKIAMEIFGDVVEPTLVQPTFVCDYPTIAQPLARPHRTEPGLVEAWDLVIGGVERGTAFSELVDPEVQRARLTEQSLLAAGGDPDAMQLDEDFLRALEYAAPPMGGLGMGLDRVLMLLTGTGIRETILFPFLKPEA; translated from the coding sequence GTGAGCGACGCGACCCCCCAGCCCGTCCCGGACACCGACCTGCCCGAGCAGATCGCGGTCCGTCAGGGCAAGCGTCAGGCGATGCTGGACGCCGGGGTCGACCCCTACCCGGTCAGCCTGCCGGTGACCCACACCCTGGCGCAGGTGCGCGAGCAGTGGGACGGCCTGGAGACGGGCGAGGAGAGCCAGGACGTCGTCGGGGTCGCGGGACGGGTCGTCTTCGTGCGCAACACCGGCAAGCTCTGCTTCGTCTCGCTGCAGGCCGGTGACGGCACCCGGCTGCAGGGGATGCTCTCCCTCGCCGAGGTCGGGCAGGAGTCGCTGGACCGGTGGAAGGCCTGGGTCGACCTGGGCGACCACGTCTTCGTCGAGGGCCGGGTCATCCGCTCCCGCCGCGGTGAGCTCTCCGTCATGGCGGCCCGGTGGGAGATGGCCGCGAAGGCGCTGCGTCCGCTGCCGGTCCTGCACAAGGACCTGTCCGAGGAGCAGCGGGTCCGGCAGCGCTACGTCGACCTCATCGTCCGGGACGAGGCGCGCCAGATGGTGGCGGACCGGGCGGCCATGACGCGCGCCGTGCGCCGCGTGCTGGAGCAGGACGGCTATCTGGAGGTCGAGACCCCGGTGCTGCAGGCGGTGCACGGCGGTGCGAACGCCCGGCCGTTCGACACCCACCTCAACGCCTTCGACATGCCGATGTCGATGCGGATCGCGCTCGAGCTCTATCTCAAGCGGGCGGTCGTCGGCGGGGTGGAACGGGTCTACGAGATCGGCCGGATCTTTCGCAACGAGGGCATCGATTCCACCCACTCGCCGGAATTCACGATGCTCGAGTGCTACCAGGCATACGGTGATCAGTTCACCATGGCCGATCTCATCCGCCGGATCATCCTCGCGGCGGCCGACGAGCTCGGCACACGCACGCTCGACACTCCTGCAGGAATGATCGACCTCGACGCGGAATGGTCCTGGCTGCCCTTCTACGAGGGCCTGTCGGCGGCGGTGGGGGAGAGGGTCGGAGTCGACTCCTCGCTCGACGACCTGCGTCGGCTCGCTGCCACGCACGAGGTGCCGGTGAAGCCGGAGTGGGGCGCCGACAAGATCGCCATGGAGATCTTCGGCGACGTCGTCGAGCCGACCCTCGTCCAGCCGACGTTCGTCTGCGACTACCCGACGATCGCCCAGCCGCTGGCCCGCCCGCACCGCACCGAGCCCGGGCTGGTCGAGGCGTGGGACCTCGTCATCGGCGGGGTGGAGCGGGGCACCGCCTTCTCCGAGCTGGTGGATCCTGAGGTCCAGCGGGCGCGGCTGACCGAGCAGTCGCTGCTCGCCGCGGGCGGGGACCCCGACGCGATGCAGCTGGACGAGGACTTCCTGCGGGCGCTGGAGTATGCCGCGCCACCCATGGGTGGCCTGGGGATGGGTCTGGACCGGGTGCTCATGCTGCTGACCGGCACCGGGATCCGGGAGACCATCCTCTTCCCCTTCCTCAAGCCGGAGGCGTGA
- a CDS encoding calcium/sodium antiporter: MDLLDIARIIGGLVLLVGGGELLVRGASNLAARMGISPLVVGLTVVSAATSAPELAVTVGAVLDGQPDLAVGNVVGSNIANVLLILGVAALVLPLVVREQLIKLDVPVMVGLSVALLLVARDGQISTVEGVVLLGAMAAHTVLTVVVSRRAQRKELRKRRAPAPREGEPMRAPLALLLVVVGVALLVSGANLLVSGAVNIAEALGISGLVVGLTVVAIGTSLPELAASVIAAVRGQRDLAVGNVVGSCIANIGLVLGVPAIISSGGLPVPTPAIALDIPFMIATTVALAPVVFTGFTVARWEGGLFVLLYAAYTAFVVLNATRHEALEGFELVMVIFVLPLVALTLLVTSTFELGVLAERRRVRAKAAAGQPVP; encoded by the coding sequence GTGGACCTTCTCGACATCGCGCGCATCATCGGCGGCCTCGTCCTGCTCGTCGGCGGCGGGGAGCTGCTCGTGCGCGGCGCGTCGAACCTCGCGGCCCGCATGGGGATCAGCCCGCTCGTGGTCGGCCTCACCGTGGTCTCGGCGGCCACCTCGGCCCCCGAGCTGGCCGTGACGGTCGGGGCGGTCCTCGACGGCCAGCCCGACCTCGCGGTCGGCAACGTCGTCGGCTCCAACATCGCCAACGTGCTGCTCATCCTCGGGGTCGCGGCGCTGGTGCTGCCTCTCGTCGTGCGCGAGCAGCTCATCAAGCTCGACGTCCCGGTCATGGTCGGGCTCTCGGTGGCGCTGCTCCTCGTGGCCCGCGACGGTCAGATCTCGACCGTCGAGGGTGTGGTCCTGCTCGGCGCGATGGCCGCCCACACCGTGCTCACGGTGGTCGTCAGCCGCCGGGCGCAGCGCAAGGAGCTGCGCAAGCGCCGGGCGCCCGCCCCACGCGAGGGCGAGCCGATGCGGGCTCCGCTGGCGCTGCTGCTGGTGGTCGTCGGTGTCGCGCTCCTGGTGTCCGGCGCCAACCTGCTGGTCTCGGGGGCGGTCAACATCGCCGAGGCGCTGGGCATCAGCGGTCTGGTCGTGGGGCTCACCGTCGTCGCGATCGGGACCTCGCTGCCCGAGCTGGCTGCCTCGGTCATCGCGGCGGTGCGCGGCCAGCGGGACCTCGCGGTCGGCAATGTCGTCGGCAGCTGCATCGCCAACATCGGGCTGGTGCTCGGGGTGCCGGCGATCATCTCCTCGGGCGGTCTGCCGGTGCCGACCCCGGCCATCGCCCTGGACATCCCCTTCATGATCGCGACCACCGTGGCCCTGGCCCCGGTCGTCTTCACCGGCTTCACCGTCGCGCGCTGGGAGGGTGGTCTCTTCGTGCTGCTGTATGCCGCCTACACCGCCTTCGTCGTGCTCAACGCCACCCGACACGAGGCGCTCGAGGGCTTCGAGCTGGTCATGGTGATCTTCGTGCTCCCGCTCGTCGCGCTGACCCTCCTGGTGACCTCGACCTTCGAGCTCGGCGTCCTCGCCGAGCGGCGCCGGGTGCGCGCCAAGGCGGCCGCGGGACAACCCGTACCGTGA
- a CDS encoding methylated-DNA--[protein]-cysteine S-methyltransferase, which produces MTTLHLTIDSTLGPLRLASDGEHLTGVYFTEHRHAPQELGAEVDEAQAPAVLLTAARQLREYLAGERTEFDLPLAAEGTDFQQRVWGVLRTIPYGTTWSYGDLARALGQPGASRAVGLANGRNPISIVVPCHRVIGSTGAITGYGGGVERKQQLLDLERSASAPALFG; this is translated from the coding sequence ATGACCACCCTGCACCTGACGATCGACTCCACCCTGGGTCCGCTGCGCCTCGCCAGCGACGGTGAGCACCTGACCGGCGTCTACTTCACCGAGCACCGGCACGCGCCGCAGGAGCTGGGCGCCGAGGTCGACGAGGCGCAGGCGCCCGCCGTGCTCCTCACGGCGGCCCGGCAGCTGCGGGAGTACCTGGCGGGGGAACGCACCGAGTTCGACCTCCCCCTGGCGGCCGAGGGCACCGACTTCCAGCAGCGCGTCTGGGGCGTGCTGCGCACGATCCCCTACGGCACGACCTGGTCCTACGGCGACCTGGCCCGGGCGCTGGGCCAGCCCGGGGCCTCGCGCGCGGTGGGGCTGGCCAACGGTCGCAACCCGATCTCCATCGTCGTGCCCTGCCACCGCGTCATCGGGTCCACCGGCGCCATCACCGGCTACGGCGGCGGCGTGGAGCGCAAGCAGCAGCTGCTGGACCTCGAGCGCAGCGCGAGCGCCCCCGCGCTCTTCGGCTGA
- a CDS encoding class I SAM-dependent methyltransferase — MSEPEPGWGERDPQVPIEPRPGSRETTLWPGLEDPEHSRWYADRFRQMAAAGQDLQGESRLVDVLAPRGARLLDAGCGPGRHGGHLSRLGHTVVGVDIDPALVAVARQDHPGATWLTADLASLDLASLGEPEPFDGALVAGNVMDFVAEQHRGAVVARLRAHLREGGFLVVGCRVVRGFTPADLDVAATAAGLRLEHRFATWDLRPWHTDADFCVSILRNEHAG; from the coding sequence ATGAGCGAGCCTGAGCCCGGGTGGGGCGAGCGTGACCCCCAGGTCCCGATCGAGCCGAGGCCCGGCTCACGGGAGACCACGCTGTGGCCCGGGTTGGAGGACCCGGAGCACTCGCGGTGGTATGCCGACCGGTTCCGCCAGATGGCGGCCGCGGGCCAGGACCTGCAGGGCGAGTCGCGGCTGGTGGACGTGCTCGCGCCCCGCGGCGCCCGGCTGCTGGACGCCGGGTGCGGGCCCGGCCGGCACGGTGGGCACCTGTCGCGTCTGGGGCACACGGTCGTGGGGGTCGACATCGACCCGGCGCTGGTGGCGGTGGCGCGTCAGGACCACCCCGGCGCCACCTGGCTGACCGCCGACCTGGCCTCGCTCGATCTGGCGTCCCTCGGTGAGCCCGAGCCCTTCGACGGGGCGCTGGTGGCCGGCAACGTCATGGACTTCGTGGCCGAGCAGCACCGCGGCGCCGTCGTGGCCCGGCTGCGGGCGCACCTACGGGAGGGCGGATTCCTCGTCGTCGGCTGCCGGGTGGTGCGCGGCTTCACCCCGGCCGACCTCGACGTGGCGGCGACCGCGGCCGGCCTGCGCCTCGAGCACCGGTTCGCCACGTGGGACCTGCGCCCCTGGCATACCGACGCCGACTTCTGCGTGAGCATCCTGCGGAACGAGCACGCCGGATGA
- the folB gene encoding dihydroneopterin aldolase: MRGGDQIRLSGVRARGHHGVLDHERRDGQDFVVDVVLELDLRPAGTSDELARTVHYGEVAADVVAVVEGEPRDLIETVAEEIAARVLARPLVEAVEVTVHKPQAPVGVPFGDVAVVVRRRRDVPVVIALGANLAGTDGAEPAETLRAAVGRLRRLRGLRGVRASRSFVTAPVGGEAVAGQPDYVNAVALARTSLSPASLLAALHRVEAAFGRTREVRWGARTLDLDLVQYGDPSAGTDVVSEDPELTLPHPRSHERAFVLVPWADLDPAATLRRDGDVVAVGDLVPGLVEQRVLPLEEGP, from the coding sequence GTGAGGGGCGGTGACCAGATCCGGCTGTCCGGCGTGCGGGCGCGGGGGCATCACGGTGTCCTCGACCACGAGCGTCGCGACGGCCAGGACTTCGTCGTCGACGTGGTCCTGGAGCTCGACCTGCGCCCGGCCGGGACGAGCGACGAGCTCGCCCGGACCGTCCACTACGGCGAGGTCGCCGCTGACGTCGTGGCCGTGGTCGAGGGCGAGCCGCGCGACCTCATCGAGACGGTGGCCGAGGAGATCGCGGCCCGGGTGTTGGCGCGCCCGCTGGTCGAGGCGGTCGAGGTGACGGTGCACAAGCCGCAGGCCCCGGTCGGCGTGCCCTTCGGCGACGTCGCGGTCGTGGTGCGTCGGCGCCGGGACGTGCCGGTCGTCATCGCGCTGGGCGCCAACCTCGCGGGGACCGACGGCGCCGAGCCCGCCGAGACGTTGCGCGCGGCCGTCGGACGGCTGCGGCGTCTGCGCGGGCTTCGGGGTGTGCGCGCCTCTCGCTCCTTCGTCACCGCCCCGGTGGGCGGCGAGGCCGTCGCCGGGCAGCCGGACTACGTCAACGCCGTGGCCCTCGCGCGCACGAGCCTGTCGCCCGCCTCGCTGCTCGCGGCGCTGCACCGCGTCGAGGCTGCCTTCGGTCGCACCCGAGAGGTCCGGTGGGGCGCGCGCACCCTCGACCTGGACCTGGTGCAGTACGGCGACCCCTCGGCCGGCACCGACGTGGTGAGCGAGGACCCGGAGCTGACGCTGCCGCACCCGCGCAGCCACGAGCGCGCCTTCGTGCTCGTCCCCTGGGCCGACCTCGACCCCGCCGCGACCCTGCGCCGCGACGGGGACGTCGTGGCGGTGGGCGACCTCGTGCCGGGGCTGGTCGAGCAGCGCGTGCTCCCGCTGGAGGAAGGTCCGTGA
- a CDS encoding SAM-dependent methyltransferase, producing the protein MHERAAGSATGRTQGTSLSWEAAWQEALYGEGGFYRRSAPAAHFATSAQGIPGGGRVLAEAVAALASRHGCDRVVDVGAGRGELLAELRRVSPALHLTGVDVVARPAGLDVEEWHVAPGGTALPDTLRDLDATLLLAHEWLDVVPCPVVQRDGTGVWRTVEVSRTAQWGRWRDSLGAPVEGEELAWVRRWLGDGPEGAPAGPLLRRTGSAAVMHQRSGTASADESVVRAEVGLPREVAFADLVRRVRSGLVVAVDYGHTAEDRPAHGTLTGFRGGRQVDPVPDGSCDLTAHVAVDALAASLPSPTGHPVVTPRRQREVLRDLLGDLSAPVPHALARDQPRAYLDALARRAAARTLGSGVLGDFWWLVVEVDRGRPDRA; encoded by the coding sequence GTGCATGAACGGGCTGCGGGTAGCGCGACGGGCCGGACGCAGGGCACCTCCTTGTCCTGGGAGGCGGCCTGGCAGGAGGCGCTCTACGGCGAGGGGGGCTTCTACCGGCGCAGCGCGCCCGCGGCGCACTTCGCGACCTCGGCCCAGGGCATACCGGGCGGTGGGCGGGTGCTCGCCGAGGCGGTGGCGGCGCTGGCCTCCCGGCACGGGTGCGACCGGGTCGTCGACGTGGGCGCGGGGCGGGGTGAGCTGCTGGCCGAGCTGCGCCGGGTCTCGCCCGCGCTGCACCTCACCGGGGTCGACGTCGTGGCCCGGCCGGCGGGTCTGGACGTCGAGGAGTGGCACGTCGCGCCGGGCGGGACGGCGCTGCCGGACACGCTGCGCGACCTCGACGCCACGCTGCTGCTCGCGCACGAGTGGCTCGACGTCGTCCCGTGCCCGGTGGTGCAGCGGGACGGGACGGGGGTATGGCGCACCGTCGAGGTCTCGAGGACCGCACAGTGGGGTCGGTGGCGCGACTCTCTCGGGGCGCCGGTGGAGGGCGAGGAGCTGGCCTGGGTGCGGCGCTGGCTCGGCGACGGACCAGAGGGTGCGCCAGCGGGTCCACTCCTGCGCAGGACGGGTTCCGCTGCGGTGATGCATCAGCGCAGCGGAACAGCTTCTGCGGATGAGTCGGTCGTCCGGGCCGAGGTCGGGCTGCCCCGGGAGGTTGCCTTCGCCGACCTGGTGCGGCGGGTCCGCAGCGGCCTGGTGGTGGCTGTCGACTACGGCCACACCGCCGAGGACCGGCCGGCCCACGGGACGCTGACCGGGTTCCGCGGCGGGCGACAGGTCGACCCGGTGCCCGACGGCAGCTGCGACCTCACCGCGCACGTCGCTGTCGACGCCCTCGCCGCCTCGCTCCCCTCCCCGACCGGACACCCCGTCGTGACGCCGCGGCGGCAGCGGGAGGTCCTGCGCGACCTCCTCGGCGACCTGAGCGCCCCGGTGCCGCACGCGCTCGCCCGGGACCAGCCGCGGGCATACCTCGACGCGCTCGCCCGACGCGCCGCCGCCCGGACGCTGGGCAGCGGCGTCCTCGGCGACTTCTGGTGGCTCGTGGTCGAGGTCGACCGTGGGCGGCCGGACCGGGCTTAG
- a CDS encoding DUF3180 family protein, whose product MSGVDGVRVRAGVVVAVLAGMASWLLLQVVRSLGGAYPVISWIGLVPLVAVTLLVLVMCWQIRRYLLGKGTLRPSPQRGRGTVVGAQAAALGGAALLGWYAANALVHLPNADVASERAQLIWGLVHAVAALALSVAGFVGQGWCRIPPTEHDDDDDGVADGDLAYG is encoded by the coding sequence GTGAGCGGCGTGGACGGCGTGCGGGTGCGCGCCGGCGTCGTCGTCGCGGTGCTCGCCGGGATGGCGAGCTGGCTGCTGCTGCAGGTCGTGCGATCGCTGGGCGGGGCATACCCCGTCATCTCCTGGATCGGGCTCGTCCCGCTGGTCGCCGTGACGCTGCTCGTGCTCGTGATGTGCTGGCAGATCCGGCGTTACCTGCTCGGCAAGGGCACGCTGCGGCCCAGCCCGCAGCGGGGTCGCGGCACCGTCGTCGGTGCCCAGGCGGCGGCGCTCGGCGGGGCGGCGCTGCTCGGCTGGTATGCCGCCAACGCGCTGGTCCACCTGCCCAACGCCGATGTGGCGAGTGAGCGGGCCCAGCTGATCTGGGGGCTGGTGCACGCGGTGGCCGCCCTCGCCCTCTCCGTGGCGGGCTTCGTCGGTCAGGGGTGGTGCCGCATCCCGCCGACCGAGCACGACGACGATGACGACGGCGTGGCCGACGGGGACCTCGCGTACGGCTGA
- a CDS encoding DNA-3-methyladenine glycosylase 2 family protein, which yields MSTSAMHLDHDRCATVVRSKDPRYDGWFVTGVLSTGIYCRPSCPAITPRVRNMRFYPSAAAAQGAGFRACKRCLPDATPGSPEWHVRGDVVARAVRLVADGVVDREGVSGLAARLGYSTRQLERLVRAELGAGPLALARAQRAQAARLLLEGTALTMADVAHAAGFSSIRSFNDTVREVYAATPSQLRAGARGGGAGGDRGTVGQPPPGAPTTLTLRLPFRAPLHAPSLFGHLAATAVPGIDTWVDGALVRSLRLPAGPAVAELRPGRPDDRHVHVTLRLADTGDLAAAIGRCRRMLDLDADPVAVDEHLASDPALAPLVRKHAGVRLPGSPDTDELALRVVLSQQVSTVAAGTLTGRLVQSLGDPLPEPLTGPVTHLFPTAAAVAGAADHELPGMPASRQRTLRTVAAALAEGEVDLGPGADWGTAREQLLALPGVGPWTAEMVLLRGLGDPDAFPATDLGVQVTAAAHGLPGGRGLAQHAAAWSPWRSYATSLLWAASDHAAARLPDAEPGTDRSTTDFHTTDRHTTDGTDRHGGDGHTVTTKETP from the coding sequence GTGAGCACCTCAGCCATGCACCTCGACCACGACCGCTGCGCCACGGTCGTGCGCAGCAAGGACCCGCGCTACGACGGCTGGTTCGTCACCGGGGTGCTCAGCACCGGCATCTACTGCCGGCCGAGCTGCCCGGCCATCACGCCCCGGGTGCGCAACATGCGCTTCTACCCCAGTGCCGCGGCGGCCCAGGGGGCCGGCTTCCGGGCCTGCAAGAGGTGCCTGCCCGACGCGACCCCGGGCTCGCCCGAGTGGCACGTGCGGGGGGATGTCGTGGCCCGGGCCGTGCGGCTCGTCGCGGACGGGGTCGTGGACCGGGAGGGCGTCAGTGGGCTGGCGGCCCGCCTCGGCTACTCGACCCGGCAGCTCGAGCGCCTCGTGCGCGCTGAGCTGGGGGCGGGACCGCTGGCGCTCGCCCGGGCGCAGCGGGCGCAGGCGGCCCGCCTGCTGCTGGAGGGCACGGCGCTGACGATGGCCGACGTCGCGCACGCCGCGGGCTTCTCCAGCATTCGGTCCTTCAACGACACCGTGCGCGAGGTGTATGCCGCCACCCCCTCGCAGCTGCGGGCGGGAGCCAGGGGTGGCGGCGCCGGCGGAGACCGCGGCACCGTGGGGCAGCCACCACCGGGTGCCCCGACGACGCTGACCCTGCGGCTGCCCTTCCGGGCGCCGCTGCACGCCCCCAGCCTCTTCGGCCACCTCGCCGCGACCGCGGTGCCGGGGATCGACACCTGGGTCGACGGCGCGCTCGTCCGCTCGCTCCGTCTCCCCGCGGGTCCCGCGGTGGCCGAGCTGCGCCCCGGCCGCCCTGACGACCGTCACGTCCACGTCACGCTGCGGCTCGCCGACACCGGTGACCTGGCGGCTGCCATCGGGCGCTGCCGGCGGATGCTGGACCTGGACGCCGACCCGGTCGCGGTCGACGAGCACCTCGCCTCCGACCCGGCCCTGGCGCCCCTGGTGCGCAAGCACGCCGGCGTCCGGCTCCCGGGCAGCCCGGACACCGACGAGCTCGCCCTCCGCGTGGTCCTGAGCCAGCAGGTCTCGACCGTCGCGGCCGGGACGCTGACCGGGCGGCTGGTGCAGAGCCTCGGCGACCCGTTGCCGGAGCCGCTGACCGGGCCGGTGACCCACCTGTTCCCGACGGCTGCTGCGGTGGCCGGCGCCGCCGACCACGAGCTCCCCGGGATGCCGGCCTCCCGTCAGCGCACCCTGCGCACGGTGGCTGCGGCGCTCGCGGAGGGCGAGGTCGACCTCGGCCCCGGGGCCGACTGGGGCACGGCGCGCGAGCAACTGCTGGCACTCCCCGGTGTCGGCCCGTGGACCGCCGAGATGGTGCTCCTGCGGGGCCTGGGCGACCCCGACGCCTTCCCCGCCACCGACCTCGGCGTCCAGGTCACCGCTGCCGCCCACGGGCTGCCGGGCGGTCGCGGACTGGCGCAGCACGCTGCTGCCTGGAGCCCGTGGCGCAGCTATGCCACCTCGCTGCTCTGGGCCGCCTCCGACCACGCCGCGGCGCGCCTGCCGGACGCCGAGCCGGGCACCGACCGATCCACGACCGACTTCCACACGACCGACCGCCACACCACCGACGGCACCGACCGCCACGGCGGCGACGGGCATACCGTCACGACGAAGGAGACACCATGA
- the folP gene encoding dihydropteroate synthase: MGTAHTQIMGVVNVTPDSFSDGGRWLDTDVAVARGQELAAQGAQIVDVGGESTRPGSTRPPEQEEAERVQPVVSALAQQGYAVSVDTMRAGVAEAALRAGAVLVNDVSGGLGDPRMGPMIAETGARYVVMHWRGLLTDASARHHYDDVVREVCDELSARVEALVGQGVREDQLVLDPGFGFSKDAGHNWTLLAGLDRVVSLGLPVLVGTSRKRFLGRLPTRPGEATPEDGEPSPPDQRDAATAATSLLAAQAGAWAVRVHEVPPTRDALAVWQLTQEATR; encoded by the coding sequence GTGGGCACCGCGCATACCCAGATCATGGGGGTGGTCAACGTCACCCCCGACTCGTTCTCCGACGGGGGGCGCTGGCTCGACACGGACGTCGCCGTCGCGCGCGGGCAGGAGCTCGCGGCGCAGGGGGCGCAGATCGTCGACGTAGGAGGCGAGTCCACGCGGCCGGGCAGCACGCGACCGCCGGAGCAGGAGGAGGCCGAGCGGGTCCAGCCGGTCGTCTCCGCCCTCGCGCAGCAGGGGTATGCCGTCTCCGTCGACACCATGCGCGCCGGCGTCGCGGAGGCGGCGCTGCGGGCCGGGGCGGTGCTGGTCAACGATGTCTCGGGCGGGCTGGGCGACCCGCGGATGGGGCCGATGATCGCCGAGACCGGGGCGCGCTACGTCGTCATGCACTGGCGCGGGCTGCTCACCGACGCGTCGGCGAGGCACCACTACGACGACGTCGTGCGGGAGGTGTGCGACGAGCTCTCGGCCCGCGTCGAGGCGCTCGTGGGGCAGGGCGTGCGGGAGGATCAGCTGGTGCTCGACCCCGGTTTCGGCTTCTCCAAGGACGCCGGCCACAACTGGACGCTGCTCGCCGGCCTGGACCGCGTCGTGTCGCTCGGGCTGCCGGTCCTGGTGGGCACGTCCCGGAAGCGCTTCCTCGGGCGCCTGCCCACCCGCCCGGGCGAGGCGACGCCCGAGGACGGCGAGCCCAGCCCGCCCGACCAGCGCGACGCCGCGACCGCGGCCACCAGCCTGCTGGCCGCGCAGGCCGGGGCCTGGGCAGTCAGGGTGCACGAGGTCCCGCCGACCCGCGACGCGCTCGCGGTGTGGCAGCTGACGCAGGAGGCGACCCGGTGA
- a CDS encoding histone-like nucleoid-structuring protein Lsr2, with the protein MAQRVQVILVDDLSGGEASQTVEFALDGVHYEIDLSDENAAKLREDFASWIGQARRSGGRRQTRRKGSSATSGRSDELAKVREWGRENGFQVSSRGRVSQELQDAYAAAH; encoded by the coding sequence ATGGCACAGCGTGTGCAGGTCATCCTCGTCGATGACCTCAGTGGCGGGGAGGCGAGCCAGACCGTGGAGTTCGCCCTCGACGGGGTTCACTACGAAATCGACCTCAGTGACGAGAATGCTGCGAAGCTGCGTGAGGACTTCGCCTCGTGGATCGGTCAGGCGCGTCGTTCCGGCGGTCGTCGGCAGACCCGCCGCAAGGGCTCGTCCGCCACGAGCGGTCGCAGCGACGAGCTCGCGAAGGTCCGTGAGTGGGGCCGGGAGAACGGCTTCCAGGTGAGCTCGCGCGGCCGTGTGTCGCAAGAGCTGCAGGACGCCTACGCGGCGGCCCACTGA